One segment of Gloeocapsa sp. PCC 7428 DNA contains the following:
- a CDS encoding iron-siderophore ABC transporter substrate-binding protein, whose amino-acid sequence MFLHRLISLLVTAVLAFALVVACGRNLDHSATSSKQPLENCRKVQHSMGEACVPLHPQRVVTIHSSIFANAIALGIQPIATAYDMTEPFPTYLRGKVNGVELIGDLTQPNLEKILRLKPDLILGNPWAPNNYQQLSNIAPTVIPFRDLSWEQDLTELAQILGKEKAGAQLIEAYWQRIEQLKQALGNRRYQMQISVAGTFPEYIYAYGLNSAPGVILNDAELQRPPSQRKNSYYVENISEESLSEIDGDVLFCVVRGGDEGKEKLLQRLTQKPLWQQLKAVQQNHAYLVDYHWHHLDILAMNAIVDDLFKYLVNTL is encoded by the coding sequence ATGTTTCTACATCGCTTAATTAGTTTGTTAGTGACAGCAGTTTTAGCATTTGCACTTGTGGTAGCTTGTGGCAGAAATCTGGATCATTCTGCTACAAGTTCAAAACAGCCGTTAGAAAACTGCCGAAAGGTACAACATTCGATGGGAGAGGCTTGTGTTCCGCTCCACCCTCAAAGAGTTGTAACCATACATTCATCTATCTTTGCCAATGCAATAGCACTAGGTATTCAGCCCATTGCAACGGCATACGATATGACTGAACCTTTCCCAACCTATCTTCGAGGTAAAGTGAATGGAGTTGAATTAATTGGAGATCTTACCCAACCCAATTTAGAAAAGATTTTGCGATTGAAACCCGACTTAATTCTGGGAAACCCTTGGGCACCAAATAACTACCAACAACTTTCTAATATTGCACCTACGGTAATTCCATTTCGCGATCTTTCCTGGGAGCAAGATTTAACCGAACTCGCTCAGATTTTGGGCAAAGAGAAAGCGGGTGCTCAATTAATTGAGGCATACTGGCAGCGGATCGAACAACTTAAACAAGCCTTAGGAAATCGCCGTTACCAGATGCAAATTTCCGTTGCTGGCACATTTCCTGAATACATTTATGCTTATGGGTTAAATAGTGCTCCTGGTGTCATTTTAAATGATGCCGAATTACAGCGACCGCCATCGCAGAGAAAGAATTCTTACTACGTAGAAAATATTTCTGAGGAATCTCTATCTGAAATTGATGGAGATGTGCTTTTCTGCGTTGTTCGAGGAGGCGATGAAGGCAAAGAGAAGCTTTTACAGAGGCTTACGCAAAAACCTCTATGGCAACAACTTAAAGCAGTTCAGCAAAATCACGCTTATCTTGTAGACTATCACTGGCATCACTTAGATATTCTTGCGATGAATGCCATTGTTGATGACTTGTTCAAATACCTTGTCAACACACTTTAA
- a CDS encoding ParB/RepB/Spo0J family partition protein produces MTRQPSSRRKSDKPYKSQANLDVLFGEEEVATSSQTVKLDAIILPERQPRRYFDPEKLEQLTESIKAHGILENLLIRPVEEKEGLYELVAGERRYRAAQAAGLTEVPVAIRQLTDEQAIQVSLVENLQREDLNPVEETEAILQLLASRLKSAESDVSSLLYRMLNDVQRMTNNVISQPEAETVKQVFAELGLMEWESFINNRLPLLRLPEEILEALRSGQIEYTKAKVIASVKDEQQRKELLAQAIQENLSLSRIRERLNSIQPNKVSSPSPQSHIQTISRRLNQSKLWDKDPKKWKQVQGWLQKIEKLLEEGQ; encoded by the coding sequence ATGACCCGCCAACCAAGCTCTCGTCGTAAGAGCGATAAGCCGTACAAATCTCAAGCCAACCTTGATGTGTTATTTGGTGAGGAGGAAGTAGCAACTTCGTCGCAAACTGTAAAGTTAGATGCGATTATTCTTCCTGAACGACAACCACGACGCTATTTCGATCCAGAGAAATTGGAGCAGTTGACAGAATCAATTAAGGCGCATGGTATCTTAGAGAACTTACTAATTCGCCCTGTAGAAGAAAAAGAAGGCTTATACGAGCTAGTTGCTGGCGAGAGAAGGTATCGCGCTGCCCAAGCCGCTGGTTTGACAGAAGTTCCAGTGGCTATTCGGCAGCTTACTGACGAACAGGCTATTCAAGTTTCTTTAGTCGAAAATTTACAACGCGAAGATTTGAATCCAGTTGAGGAGACTGAAGCCATTTTACAACTTTTAGCATCGCGGCTCAAAAGCGCTGAAAGTGACGTCAGTTCGTTACTTTATCGAATGCTGAATGACGTTCAAAGAATGACTAATAACGTTATTAGTCAACCCGAAGCCGAGACTGTTAAGCAGGTATTCGCGGAATTAGGGTTAATGGAGTGGGAATCATTTATTAACAATCGACTGCCTTTATTAAGGCTGCCAGAGGAGATTTTAGAGGCATTGCGCTCAGGACAAATCGAGTACACAAAGGCGAAGGTGATCGCTTCAGTGAAGGACGAGCAGCAAAGAAAAGAATTACTAGCACAGGCAATTCAAGAAAACCTATCTCTCAGTCGAATTCGAGAACGATTGAACTCGATTCAACCCAATAAAGTTTCATCTCCATCTCCTCAATCTCACATTCAAACAATAAGCCGTCGTCTCAATCAATCAAAACTCTGGGACAAAGACCCGAAAAAGTGGAAGCAAGTGCAGGGTTGGTTGCAAAAGATAGAGAAGCTGCTAGAAGAGGGACAGTAA
- a CDS encoding tyrosine-type recombinase/integrase produces MLFLTSQLPFSAKIFSRPLPPPKKSSSSEREYLRILEVQAMMSAAKKVGRHGVRDAAVILLMFRYGLKTAELVALKWSQIDLVGGYIEVRRAKHGHDSIHPLRSPELRALRQIFKSYLDTQYVFVSERKAPLSTRSIRHIVARAGQLARIPLIASSPSTAPRLWLLFSFPGTRH; encoded by the coding sequence ATGCTATTTCTCACCAGCCAACTTCCCTTTTCGGCAAAGATATTTTCTCGCCCTCTACCACCACCGAAAAAATCATCCTCATCAGAACGAGAATATCTACGCATCTTGGAAGTCCAAGCCATGATGAGCGCCGCCAAAAAAGTAGGTCGTCATGGTGTCAGAGATGCAGCGGTTATTCTACTGATGTTTCGTTACGGGCTGAAAACCGCTGAATTAGTAGCTCTGAAATGGTCGCAGATAGATTTAGTAGGAGGCTACATCGAAGTCCGAAGAGCCAAACATGGTCATGATAGCATTCATCCCCTACGTTCTCCAGAACTCAGAGCTTTACGTCAAATTTTCAAGAGTTATCTTGATACCCAATACGTTTTCGTATCAGAACGAAAAGCTCCTCTATCAACTCGCTCAATTCGCCACATCGTAGCTAGAGCAGGACAATTAGCCCGAATACCATTAATAGCATCATCCCCATCAACTGCGCCACGCTTGTGGCTACTATTTAGCTTCCCTGGGACACGACACTAG
- a CDS encoding transposase, protein MTNYRRALIAGGTYFFTQVTHQRQPWLCTDIARPLLRAAFLKVQQKYPFTVDAIVLLPDHIHCIWTLPPDDCDYATRWRLIKTYVTKQGNIKPQASRSESCQKRQEGILWQRRF, encoded by the coding sequence ATGACCAATTACCGAAGAGCTTTGATCGCAGGAGGGACTTACTTCTTTACCCAGGTTACTCACCAAAGACAACCTTGGCTTTGTACAGATATTGCGCGTCCTCTATTGCGGGCTGCTTTCCTCAAGGTGCAACAAAAATATCCTTTCACCGTTGATGCAATTGTGCTCTTGCCCGATCATATTCATTGTATCTGGACACTACCACCAGATGATTGTGATTATGCAACCCGTTGGCGATTGATTAAAACCTATGTCACAAAACAAGGGAATATCAAGCCGCAAGCAAGTAGGAGCGAGTCATGCCAGAAACGCCAAGAGGGCATTCTTTGGCAACGGAGATTTTAG
- a CDS encoding ATP-binding protein — MFQKKAKPLPEPVLKVVRNAPTVAPVATSPGILLGENTRWNPELLPNAHIAIIGASGSGKTQTLKAIAYELHRLYSNTQIILIDFHGDQEVEGEVVYPLHMASPYGINPLVVNPDPEGGGPNLQAIAVAATLKKVLVLGPNQEGKLLEIFKTCYQKRGIVQEKPDTWLLEPPNFDDLEEEINRRSIETVTDEETQASAQTINPLDLPQSTPPKAPGIYFVLQGEKVIYVGASMNLLNRLTGNHHVLKKVSKSAVVHWYQQDSEWEQLLKLETALIKRFEPNFNELELKPKCKESEKLRLKLAATFQYGIFSRPQPKFEERLIRVDLSKLPPALQSIAAESLARQLMDKHRLMGEIAGKIPRTFLFIDEAKEMPKNSGNSCDRITADGRKYGLALVAASQSERHLSADLIGNSATKIVLPVDQTEVRSVAKKFRFAEERVARLSPLQALCRFGKDASQVDIMPYFQRLESEE, encoded by the coding sequence ATGTTTCAGAAAAAAGCTAAGCCATTGCCAGAGCCAGTGTTGAAGGTAGTGCGCAATGCACCGACGGTTGCACCAGTAGCAACTTCACCTGGAATTTTGCTTGGGGAAAATACTCGTTGGAATCCTGAGCTTTTACCTAATGCCCATATTGCAATTATTGGAGCAAGCGGTTCGGGAAAGACGCAAACATTAAAGGCGATCGCCTACGAACTACACCGCCTTTACTCAAACACGCAAATTATTTTGATAGATTTCCACGGCGACCAGGAAGTTGAGGGAGAAGTTGTTTATCCTTTACATATGGCTTCGCCTTATGGAATTAACCCATTAGTAGTTAACCCAGATCCCGAAGGTGGTGGTCCCAATCTGCAAGCAATTGCAGTAGCAGCAACGCTCAAGAAAGTTTTAGTATTAGGTCCTAATCAAGAAGGCAAATTACTAGAAATTTTCAAAACTTGCTATCAAAAGCGGGGAATTGTTCAGGAGAAACCAGACACTTGGTTATTAGAGCCGCCTAACTTTGATGACTTAGAGGAAGAGATCAATCGCCGCAGTATTGAAACCGTTACTGATGAAGAAACGCAAGCCTCGGCTCAAACTATCAATCCACTAGATTTACCGCAATCAACTCCACCAAAAGCCCCAGGGATTTATTTTGTGTTGCAAGGCGAGAAGGTTATATACGTGGGGGCATCGATGAATTTACTAAATAGACTTACAGGCAACCATCACGTTCTTAAAAAGGTTAGCAAGAGCGCCGTAGTACATTGGTATCAGCAAGACAGCGAGTGGGAACAGCTTCTTAAACTAGAAACTGCTTTGATTAAAAGATTTGAGCCAAATTTTAATGAGTTAGAACTTAAACCGAAGTGTAAAGAAAGTGAAAAACTCCGGCTTAAATTAGCAGCTACTTTTCAGTATGGGATCTTTTCTAGACCGCAGCCTAAGTTTGAAGAACGACTAATTCGAGTCGATTTATCCAAGTTACCTCCCGCACTCCAATCAATCGCTGCCGAGTCGTTGGCTAGACAGTTGATGGATAAACATAGACTAATGGGAGAAATAGCAGGCAAAATTCCTCGGACATTTTTGTTCATCGATGAAGCCAAGGAGATGCCTAAAAATTCGGGTAATAGTTGCGATCGCATCACAGCTGATGGCAGAAAGTACGGATTAGCTTTGGTTGCTGCCTCTCAGTCCGAGCGTCATTTATCAGCAGACCTGATTGGTAACTCAGCGACGAAGATTGTGCTGCCAGTGGACCAGACCGAAGTTCGGTCAGTTGCTAAAAAGTTTCGGTTTGCGGAAGAGAGGGTAGCACGACTTTCACCTTTACAAGCACTGTGTAGGTTTGGCAAGGATGCGTCCCAAGTTGATATCATGCCTTACTTTCAGCGATTGGAGAGTGAAGAATGA
- a CDS encoding AraC family transcriptional regulator, producing the protein MTLILNQSDWEELCQQAPKLQPDNLVLDDFEDLTSCPELLGQEFRRLIELSPGVKLTLSNSKYCQDWMFKEPSHEHPIQFLICLSGFIHCNIHPSIGGTRGYFSGSGISPAYVEQNHAGEHLTLVDIELEPDVLKSFFLDDRQRHSDPIRQLFKGEDWKVSFYPTVTAKMRSLAQQLWNTPYRGGKRRLYLQSKVFELLVMQLDAIGVGQDKLRDSLKPTTLDRIYHAKDIMLADLENPPSVLELAQQVGVSVCTLQRRFQELFGMTVFGYLTDRRMELAEQLLRQGGCTVTEIAAIVGYSNPSYFAAAFKRKFGITPKECLLGKKIVLR; encoded by the coding sequence ATGACGCTGATCCTCAACCAATCTGATTGGGAAGAACTGTGCCAACAAGCTCCCAAACTCCAGCCTGACAATTTGGTGCTGGATGATTTTGAGGATCTCACGAGTTGTCCAGAATTGTTGGGGCAAGAATTTAGGCGCTTGATAGAGCTATCGCCTGGGGTGAAATTGACCCTCTCAAACAGCAAATACTGTCAAGACTGGATGTTTAAAGAGCCTAGCCACGAGCATCCGATTCAGTTTTTAATTTGTCTGTCAGGCTTCATTCATTGTAATATTCACCCCAGTATAGGTGGAACGCGCGGCTATTTTTCAGGAAGTGGAATTTCACCTGCTTATGTTGAGCAGAATCATGCTGGAGAGCATTTAACTCTCGTTGATATTGAGCTTGAGCCAGATGTGCTGAAGTCATTTTTCCTGGACGATCGCCAGCGTCATTCTGACCCAATTAGACAGTTGTTTAAAGGAGAGGATTGGAAGGTTTCATTTTATCCCACGGTGACTGCAAAGATGCGATCGCTCGCGCAACAGCTTTGGAATACGCCGTATCGAGGTGGGAAGCGACGGCTGTATCTTCAATCTAAAGTGTTTGAACTACTGGTGATGCAGCTTGATGCGATTGGAGTAGGGCAAGACAAGCTGCGAGATTCACTAAAGCCAACAACGCTTGACCGTATTTACCATGCCAAGGATATTATGCTAGCAGACTTAGAGAATCCGCCCTCGGTGCTGGAACTAGCACAACAGGTAGGCGTGAGCGTCTGTACACTTCAGCGTCGATTTCAAGAATTGTTTGGCATGACGGTGTTTGGCTACTTAACTGATCGGCGAATGGAATTAGCAGAACAACTACTGCGACAAGGTGGTTGCACAGTTACTGAAATCGCCGCAATTGTGGGTTACTCTAATCCAAGTTACTTTGCTGCTGCATTTAAACGAAAGTTTGGCATTACACCTAAGGAGTGCTTGTTAGGCAAAAAGATTGTTTTGCGATGA
- a CDS encoding ParA family protein — translation MTRTIALFNQAGGVGKTTLTQNLGYHLQARGHRVLLIDLDPQASLTTFMGIDPDTLEKTPFDALINEEPLFVLKDLQGIHLAPANINLSAAEIQLVNLDFREVRLKEALDPIRENYDFILIDCPPSLGLLSYTSLVAATHVLIPVETHFKAFQGTNLLLQTIAKVRKRGNRTLEIAGFVPSRYAANNSQDKRTLQAIREQFGKVGTVHDAIPRLTAFVDASEEQVPLAVYDPHNPALKILDQLAAQMETLNDPPTKLSS, via the coding sequence ATGACTCGTACCATCGCACTCTTTAATCAAGCAGGTGGGGTGGGGAAAACAACCTTGACCCAGAACTTGGGGTATCATCTCCAAGCACGGGGACATCGAGTATTATTGATTGACCTCGACCCCCAAGCCTCCCTAACCACCTTCATGGGCATCGATCCGGACACCTTGGAAAAAACCCCATTCGATGCGCTAATTAATGAAGAACCTCTATTTGTTCTAAAGGATCTTCAGGGAATTCATTTGGCTCCGGCTAATATTAATCTGAGTGCCGCAGAGATTCAGTTGGTTAATCTGGATTTTCGCGAAGTACGCCTTAAAGAAGCGCTCGACCCGATCAGAGAAAACTATGATTTTATTTTGATTGATTGTCCACCTAGTCTGGGTCTACTTAGCTATACAAGTCTTGTGGCGGCTACTCACGTTCTGATTCCAGTTGAAACTCATTTCAAAGCATTTCAAGGAACTAATCTACTTTTACAAACGATCGCGAAAGTGAGAAAGCGAGGTAACCGAACATTAGAGATTGCAGGTTTTGTTCCTTCTCGCTATGCTGCTAACAACTCTCAAGACAAGCGCACGCTACAAGCAATCCGCGAACAATTTGGTAAAGTCGGTACTGTTCATGACGCTATTCCTCGTTTGACTGCGTTTGTTGACGCTTCTGAAGAACAAGTACCTCTAGCTGTTTACGATCCTCACAATCCTGCTCTAAAAATTCTCGACCAACTAGCTGCTCAGATGGAGACTCTCAATGACCCGCCAACCAAGCTCTCGTCGTAA
- a CDS encoding metal-dependent hydrolase, translating to MKSITHAVFATTATSLFLGTAEPTLLLTGALASQLPDVDTSKSIPGRILLPISSWLEKRYPHRTITHSFLATGAIALVTLPIALITTKLWQALVLGYFCGWFADVFTKSGVAAFYPSAARLVIPGNPQLRLSTGSPAEYFVIALLILVAIALLAINSNGGILRTFNSTLGIPSGAVEIVNSEGSQYLLMAQVYGRWAIAQQSVNEKFEVVRPLTQTDLLLKDASGKLYRVGSSQNCQIIASRILIERSSPIQLQVQELQLSDQVVAEVLTQYQNSTSERTYINGTLTVEDAEDLVVPTHADSFDTITLQYGREMGVVRLESASPTEVMHLLGDYYASGSLIIRTVEVL from the coding sequence ATGAAAAGCATTACTCACGCAGTTTTTGCCACTACTGCAACTTCGCTGTTCTTGGGAACGGCTGAACCAACGTTATTATTGACGGGCGCTTTAGCTTCTCAACTACCAGACGTTGATACTTCAAAAAGTATTCCAGGACGCATTTTGTTACCTATTTCATCTTGGTTAGAAAAGCGCTATCCGCATCGCACGATTACTCACAGTTTCCTAGCAACAGGGGCAATCGCACTTGTTACTTTGCCAATTGCGTTAATCACAACCAAGCTGTGGCAAGCTCTAGTGTTGGGGTATTTTTGCGGGTGGTTTGCGGACGTGTTTACAAAAAGTGGCGTGGCAGCATTTTATCCGTCAGCAGCACGGCTCGTGATTCCAGGCAATCCGCAGTTGCGACTATCAACAGGAAGTCCCGCTGAATATTTTGTGATAGCATTGCTGATTCTGGTAGCGATCGCGCTTCTCGCTATCAATAGTAATGGCGGTATTTTAAGGACCTTTAACTCAACGCTAGGCATTCCATCAGGTGCTGTTGAAATTGTCAATAGCGAGGGGTCGCAGTATTTATTGATGGCTCAAGTTTACGGACGCTGGGCGATCGCTCAGCAGTCGGTTAATGAAAAGTTTGAAGTCGTGCGACCACTGACGCAAACAGATTTGTTGCTCAAGGATGCTTCAGGCAAACTCTACCGAGTGGGTAGTTCGCAAAATTGTCAGATTATCGCTAGCCGGATTTTAATTGAACGCAGTAGCCCAATACAACTACAAGTTCAAGAATTACAATTATCAGATCAAGTTGTTGCTGAAGTTTTGACACAGTATCAAAACTCAACAAGCGAACGAACGTATATCAACGGTACTCTAACTGTCGAAGATGCTGAGGATTTAGTTGTGCCTACTCATGCCGATTCTTTCGACACGATTACGCTGCAATACGGTCGCGAAATGGGAGTTGTGCGCTTAGAGTCAGCAAGTCCTACAGAAGTCATGCATTTATTAGGTGATTACTACGCATCTGGCAGCTTAATTATTCGTACAGTGGAGGTATTGTAA
- a CDS encoding TonB-dependent siderophore receptor: protein MTQPSEIEQPATTIKEWVAQIEASLVQITGVRVETTEAGLQVILETAKGETLAPETRKIGNALIADIPNAAIAQVFSQANPIEGIVLVSVTSLSNNQVQVTITGTDAPPVAEVTAEAQGLVLSVTVGDTGEVTEEDTIEIVVTGEPDEGYNPSSASTATRTDTPLRDIPASIQVVPQQVLEERNVRNLNEAVETVSGVIDNGSFYGAPTGSRIIRGFNQGFVGSGINFRNGAPDVDYYALTPIGTIEQVEVLRGPASVLFGAVEPGGIVNTITRQPLSEPYYNLAFEAGNYEFYQPSIDVSGPLTEDDTLLYRFIASYQSSGNIQPFVDEQQLTTIAPSITLNLGDRTKLNLYYEYINFFSDNIITGAVILSDGNLTPRDFYLGYPNLDLLHITTERFGYTFTHEISDNWRIRNNVAVVLSDFVDERGFPIGTVDDRFIQIEALDYDYTKDNYFANIDLLGEFNTGAITHRLLIGFDVNRFVENSTIFQVPNIPDLDLFEPDYDFSNSSLVPDSQFVNTTQSYGLYLQDQITLLDNLKLLIGGRYDWVTNENEIADFGEFGNTTDDPPQNDGTFSPRIGLVYQPSDTVSLYASYSRSFRPTTGFNPDGKAFEPTRGTQYEVGVKTDFLDNRLSAALAAYYLTRTNVTTEDPDDPRFSIQTGEQRSQGVELDIGGEILPGWNLTASYAYTDAEVTEDNVTPEGNRLPSVPEHQASLWTTYTIQEGTLGGLGFGLGLFYVSERQGDLENSYQIGDYLRTDAAVYYRRDRFNAAINIRNLFDTNYILTTFGARQADRGAPFTIVGTLSWTF from the coding sequence ATGACTCAACCGAGTGAGATTGAGCAGCCTGCTACAACAATCAAAGAGTGGGTGGCACAAATTGAAGCTTCTCTGGTACAAATTACTGGAGTTCGCGTCGAGACTACCGAAGCAGGATTGCAAGTCATTCTAGAAACAGCTAAGGGCGAAACGTTGGCTCCAGAAACTCGGAAAATTGGTAATGCGCTAATTGCTGATATTCCCAATGCGGCGATCGCTCAAGTGTTTTCCCAGGCAAATCCAATTGAAGGAATTGTGCTGGTAAGTGTAACGAGTTTGTCAAATAACCAAGTGCAGGTAACGATTACAGGGACGGATGCGCCGCCAGTGGCTGAGGTGACGGCAGAAGCACAGGGGTTAGTTCTATCTGTAACAGTGGGTGATACTGGAGAAGTTACAGAGGAAGACACAATTGAGATCGTAGTGACGGGAGAGCCGGATGAAGGCTATAACCCGTCGAGTGCATCGACTGCGACGCGGACAGATACGCCACTGCGGGATATCCCTGCTTCGATACAGGTTGTGCCACAACAAGTGCTCGAAGAGCGCAATGTCAGAAATTTGAATGAGGCAGTAGAAACAGTTAGTGGTGTAATTGACAATGGTAGTTTTTACGGCGCACCTACAGGCAGTAGAATCATTAGAGGATTTAATCAAGGCTTTGTAGGGAGTGGCATCAATTTCCGAAATGGTGCTCCTGATGTTGATTACTACGCTTTAACCCCGATAGGCACGATCGAACAAGTAGAAGTGCTGCGAGGACCTGCCTCTGTTCTGTTTGGGGCGGTGGAGCCTGGTGGGATTGTCAACACGATTACTCGGCAACCTCTGAGCGAACCCTATTACAACCTGGCATTTGAGGCAGGAAATTACGAATTCTACCAGCCCAGCATTGATGTCTCTGGACCTCTGACAGAGGATGATACGCTGCTCTATCGATTCATCGCCAGTTATCAAAGTTCAGGCAATATTCAACCGTTTGTTGATGAGCAACAATTAACGACAATCGCACCCTCTATTACTTTAAACTTGGGAGATAGAACGAAACTGAATTTGTATTACGAGTATATAAACTTCTTTTCAGATAACATTATCACTGGTGCGGTGATTCTCAGTGATGGCAATCTCACACCACGAGATTTCTATCTGGGCTATCCTAATCTCGACTTGCTGCACATCACGACTGAACGCTTTGGTTATACATTTACTCATGAGATTAGCGACAACTGGCGAATTCGCAATAATGTTGCGGTTGTTCTGAGTGATTTTGTCGACGAGCGCGGCTTCCCAATCGGCACAGTGGACGATCGCTTTATCCAGATCGAGGCATTGGATTATGACTATACGAAGGATAACTATTTTGCCAATATTGATTTGTTGGGAGAGTTCAACACTGGAGCGATTACCCACCGCCTGTTAATTGGCTTTGATGTAAACCGCTTTGTTGAAAATAGTACAATTTTTCAAGTTCCAAATATTCCCGATCTAGATCTCTTTGAACCAGACTATGACTTTTCTAATTCTAGCTTAGTTCCAGACTCTCAATTTGTCAACACCACTCAATCCTACGGACTTTACCTTCAAGATCAAATCACGCTGCTCGATAACTTGAAGCTTCTGATTGGCGGTCGCTACGATTGGGTGACTAATGAAAATGAGATTGCTGACTTCGGAGAATTTGGTAATACCACAGACGATCCGCCGCAGAATGATGGAACTTTCAGCCCTCGGATTGGCTTAGTCTACCAGCCCAGCGATACAGTTTCGCTTTATGCCAGCTACAGCCGCTCATTTCGCCCCACCACTGGATTCAACCCAGATGGCAAAGCTTTTGAGCCGACGCGAGGCACTCAATATGAAGTTGGCGTTAAAACTGACTTTTTGGACAATCGGCTCTCAGCGGCTCTAGCCGCCTATTACCTGACCAGAACCAATGTCACTACTGAAGATCCAGACGACCCTCGGTTTTCGATTCAAACTGGCGAGCAGCGCAGTCAAGGTGTTGAGCTAGATATTGGCGGTGAAATTTTACCTGGGTGGAACCTCACTGCCTCCTATGCCTACACCGATGCAGAAGTCACAGAGGATAACGTCACTCCAGAAGGCAACCGCTTGCCCAGTGTACCGGAACACCAGGCTAGTCTGTGGACTACTTATACGATTCAAGAAGGCACTCTGGGGGGTTTAGGATTTGGTCTAGGATTATTCTATGTAAGTGAACGGCAGGGCGATCTAGAGAATTCTTATCAAATTGGGGATTACCTGCGGACGGATGCAGCAGTTTACTATCGCAGAGATCGGTTCAACGCAGCGATTAATATTCGTAACCTATTCGATACCAATTACATTCTCACTACTTTCGGTGCAAGACAAGCTGATAGAGGTGCTCCATTCACAATTGTTGGCACTCTCAGTTGGACGTTTTAG
- a CDS encoding ATP-binding protein, whose amino-acid sequence MGIKQHRRRLASGEERTYIYEVSHEQRRSVGVVTSSSSDSVSPLLYRVEEKNRIVAALKADSSLLVIGEPGCGKTTLVDSVAVDLAEAGFPLATTNPATPKQILLSIAAQLGADTESIEGKALTVTGLMEAIAEFLSETTAFLLIDDAHRLSVSIRCWLEELHSGGQPMLLVASRPPAKDIFLKLPRIELQPLSHRQIREIMQQAAGELGIELSAAQLAQLQQRCGGNPMLAKRVVREEYLGLEENSPDHTQWVDGTPFLIAGLMVFTIVRFIGLGLNSTSLYLIGGLVGVTVGIVRLLLYSLPKKSTRLGQ is encoded by the coding sequence ATGGGCATCAAGCAACATCGACGCAGACTCGCTAGCGGCGAGGAGCGGACTTATATTTATGAAGTTAGTCACGAGCAGCGGCGAAGTGTAGGAGTTGTCACGAGTTCCAGTTCCGATTCCGTTTCGCCACTCCTCTATAGAGTGGAAGAAAAAAATCGGATTGTCGCCGCGCTAAAAGCAGATTCTAGTTTGCTCGTTATCGGAGAACCTGGTTGCGGGAAAACAACTTTAGTAGATAGTGTTGCTGTGGATCTAGCTGAAGCTGGGTTTCCTTTAGCAACGACTAATCCGGCAACTCCAAAGCAAATTCTACTCTCAATTGCTGCTCAGCTTGGTGCTGATACCGAGTCCATCGAGGGTAAGGCACTTACCGTAACAGGGTTGATGGAAGCGATCGCTGAGTTTTTGAGCGAGACTACGGCTTTTCTCTTAATCGATGATGCTCACCGTCTTTCGGTGTCAATTCGCTGTTGGTTAGAAGAATTACATAGTGGTGGTCAGCCGATGCTACTAGTTGCCTCGCGTCCGCCCGCTAAAGACATTTTTCTCAAGCTACCTCGGATTGAGTTACAACCCTTGTCGCACCGCCAGATTCGAGAAATTATGCAGCAAGCTGCTGGAGAACTGGGGATAGAGTTATCTGCTGCACAATTAGCACAACTACAGCAAAGGTGCGGTGGAAATCCCATGCTTGCTAAGCGAGTAGTACGCGAGGAATATTTAGGTTTGGAGGAAAACAGTCCAGACCACACGCAATGGGTTGATGGTACTCCATTCCTCATTGCTGGATTGATGGTTTTCACAATCGTTAGATTTATTGGTCTTGGGCTAAATAGCACTTCGCTGTACCTGATTGGCGGACTTGTTGGCGTTACGGTGGGAATTGTGCGCTTGCTGTTGTACAGCTTGCCCAAGAAATCAACGAGGTTGGGGCAATGA